In Alosa alosa isolate M-15738 ecotype Scorff River chromosome 10, AALO_Geno_1.1, whole genome shotgun sequence, the genomic stretch GCAGCTAAAAGTCTAAGCAAGAAGCTTCGACGGGTATGATTCAAACTATTTGTACCATTTGTAATAGACACATGTTGTCCACTTGATATTAGGTTGGGATATTAGGTTGGAAGGGTTAGTTTGGCGCTGAATATTGATGATGTATGTGTTACTCTTGTGTGCCAGGTTGGGACTGTAAAAAATCAAACAGATATTCAAGCCTGGATCAAGGGCATTGTGAATCACTTTTGGTACTGCAGTAAGCATGCTGTAACTGAGGAGCAGTTCAAGGTATGTCAAGtgaaaatgtatatattttgaCCAGGTCTCCTCCTTACGCTGGCAGAGATTGCTTGGCTCTGTATGCAGTGTAtgtaattttccttttttgcaGATGATGTGGGTTGGCGTGCTGCACCACGTACGGGATGAGCACTCTTGGGCAACTGGGTGCTGTCAGCACGAGCCACTGGAGGAAGGCAGCCAGGAGAAGCAATGGATCAAACAAGGTATTTTCAGTAAATGAATGCAGAAGTTGAACTCCCTGTCCAAATCTATGTGTAAATGTGAATTGCAAGGTTATCATTACAGGTTCTGCCGCTCACAAGGCATTGGCTGGAGTTGTGCTCGACAAGCGATGGTTGGGCCTGGTGAAAAAGTTCTTGAACTTCAGGTAAGCATCTAGTCATTCATTGCATAGAACGAGTTGTTGCCATTATTCCATTCTAGTCTCTAATTTGGGTATGTTTAGTCATTTCATGTTAGTGTGTTATTCTCATCACCCATTCCTGTCCCACCTTTATAGGACCACATCTGATTTGGAGTCCTTCCAAAATCACATCCTCATGTACTCATCAAAGCGGCACGCCTACACACCATTTGTCTACAAGACAAGGACACTACTGGCTGCCATTGACTACAACAAGCACAATCGGCGCCTTCCTGCACGCAAACGGGATGGTCAAAAAATGTATGTTTCTACTGTAATGTTTCTGTTGTGAATGTCTTACATTGTAAACAAATTTGGCTATGTTGATTTCAACACATTGCTCTGTTTATTACTTTCTAGCTACAGATGCTCATACAACAAGAAGTCAAAGAGCGTCTACACCATGAAGGAAAAGAAGCAGTACAGCTACATTCCTGACCTTCAGAGGGCAATTCTGGCAAGGAGGCTGGGAAGTGGCAAAGGCCTTCCCCGCAAGCAGACTTTGAGGCCTGCTGACCCAAGGCGCCTTGGTTTGCTCGCACCGGAACAGCCACCACCTACAGCTGAACTTGTAAACATACATGTGTCCCGTGGGGACTTGggccacagagacacagaggacCTAGAGGACTGAGCAGATGGATGTTTACGATACAAAGTATTTGAATTCTGTAAATAGGAAGTTAGGAGGCACTTTTCTCTTGTGGTGAAACATGTACAGATCTTTATTTGTAAATAAACTTTGAAAACAATGTGTGTTGTGCTGGTATGTCAATAAagcaaaaatgtaaaaaaaaaatagaatagaacTATGTACAATTAGTTGAAAACTTTACAACAAGCGCTGCACCCTAAAACCAGTGTACTGGCCCCTTGGGTCAGGGAATTTGTCCCTGATGCGACACACACAATAGCTGGGTATCACAACCCTGTTGCCCACACCCAGGCGTCCGTGCTGCCACAGGACAAACTGACGGTAAGCCGTATGCCTGAACTGCCGCTGGTCTACCCCAGGTTCAGGGTTATCCTCCAGGGCAAAGATGTCCTTACATGCAGCACGAGCCAGCCCCAACACACCCTCATCCAAAATATAATAGTCCATATGGCCCATTCTACTGACACAGTCCTGTGGTGACTGCCAACAGCACTTTCTCTCCAGGTCTCTGCAGTTGCCACAGATGCACCAGTGTAGACCAGCTGGGTCAGGGACAAGGACAGGGCTCTCTGGAACGTCCAGGAAATGCATGACGTCAATCATCATTCCTGGTGACCGTTGCACCATTCTATCCAGAATTCTGTCCTTCTGGATAGGGTCCAGGGAATAAAGTTTGTCCTACAACGCAACAATTAGTTTTATTATGTGACACTAAGAATATCTAAAATGTAATTAGTATCAGTGTTATTACACACCTTTATTTCAGCCTTGTGCCTGTCTTGGAGGTCCTGTAACCTCTTCTGTTCAGTTGAGTCCAGTCTTGCACCCCTCCACTTTGATGTTCTCTGCCTGGTTTTGGGCTTTGCACCCCTACCCCTTCCACCTATAGCTTGAACAGAGAACTCAGACGAAGCTGATGTTGAAGCTGATTCCTGCAATATTATCACAGAGCTGTTGTCAATAACAAGTTTAGCCTCCATATAATAGCTCATAAGTCCTGAGCCTCAAACGATTTTGTGTCTAGTCATACTATGGCAGACTAGAATAGTCTGATTATCTACCATACTATTTCAAATATTTCTGATGCATGCATAAGGTTGTTTAGACCATTTTCAATTCTTTGAAATGTACTAATTCAGTGCTCGAGGTGCAAAACCACAGAAATCAGAACCCCCCTTCCCCCAACGACAGTCGGATAAATGTATGGGAAACTCCAACTTGGCTAACTACAATCTTTGTTATTTAGACACATGCATAACAAATATTGTATGAAATGCTACATTTTCAAACTTGAAAATTGGAACAAAATAGTCACTTACCGCAGTAGACATGGTGATTCACATGGTGAATGCGTTCACCTGTCTGCTAAGCTCAAAACAACCGCGCCTGGCTTGACGGAGAAACCAGGAGAACAGCTGAGCGTCTTTACGACAGTGCACTTTTATTTTCGGCCTTTGGGGGGAGCCTCGCTGGAAAATCAACCCCGgttgcatagtatacctttaaatTCATTACTTTCTTTTAACAATAAAAAATGTTTAGACAGGCTATATCCTGTCATTGACCCAGATGTACGTAgcctttatttatttctttggtATGTAGTGTTAACGGTGTTGTCTTTCTGCAGCAGAGAACCACTGGACCTTCAAGAAACCCAGCACTTACAGAAGATATGGATACAAGCTTTTCCAGTATCGAAACTTTAGAAGCCACACAAACCACCTACAAACCAGACACAGACTGTACTTCTTCCGCCAGCAGTGTCACAGACGAGGGAACTGCACAGATGAGCTGGCAGGAGAAAAACGTTGAGTCTAAGGTNNNNNNNNNNNNNNNNNNNNNNNNNNNNNNNNNNNNNNNNNNNNNNNNNNNNNNNNNNNNNNNNNNNNNNNNNNNNNNNNNNNNNNNNNNNNNNNNNNNNNNNNNNNNNNNNNNNNNNNNNNNNNNNNNNNNNNNNNNNNNNNNNNNNNNNNNNNNNNNNNNNNNNNNNNNNNNNNNNNNNNNNNNNNNNNNNNNNNNNNNNNNNNNNNNNNNNNNNNNNNNNNNNNNNNNNNNNNNNNNNNNNNNNNNNNNNNNNNNNNNNNNNNNNNNNNNNNNNNNNNNNNNNNNNNNNNNNNNNNNNNNNNNNNNNNNNNNNNNNNNNNNNNNNNNNNNNNNNNNNNNNNNNNNNNNNNNNNNNNNNNNNNNNNNNNNNNNNNNNNNNNNNNNNNNNNNNNNNNNNNNNNNNNNNNNNNNNNNNNNNNNNNNNNNNNNNNNNNNNNNNNNNNNNNNNNNNNNNNNNNNNNNNNNNNNNNNNNNNNNNNNNNNNNNNNNNNNNNNNNGCTGCCCCCTGTTTCAAGTCGATGGAAACAGCTTAATAGGCGGCCCTCTGGCCACCCTGGAAGGGCTAATGCTAGAGAAAGCATGTAATGTTTAGGAGACGTTTTCAATGTTGAATCAACCAAATTTCAATAATAGTACCATTGAATGATGACTGAATCAGTGTTGGATCAACGTTTGATTATCATTAAAATTTCAATGTAATTTCAACGGCAATCACATCTGGTTGAATCAACGTTGAATCCACGTTTTGGGTGATTGAAATGGTGACGTTGTTTCAACGGCAATCTCATCGAGCGCATTCAACGTGGAAACAACATCGGAGTTCAATGCAGATTCAACGAATCCTTTCAACGTTGAATCAATGccattttgctatctgggatgagcctacttcctgtgattatagcgccccccctagtggtcaaaagactccaaatttattgtgcatcctcaggatggggtctcaagtccatgtaccaagtttggtttagatatgtgtaagcattgctgcataaacttttaggtgtttttgattaaatccaatatggcggccggaTCAATTACGTTGACATCACAAATTCACATCTGTCGGACTTACGACCTCCCATAGTATTAACAATCACCATtagtaagttttaattccaaacacaacacccgttacaggccaaaaggtaaatttgctaattatagcgccacctataggttaagtcattatatttattgagcctcctccttatttggtcctgaccccatgtacctgagtttggttttgatacgtgaaagctttgctgagatatcacttcacttcctgtttggtggctttgcgTGATCACTTTaaaaagggataacttttttgaggcttggaccgaagattatgtgtgtcaagtttggtgtcaatcggacaaactttgtgacctgtgaaaacttttaggtgtttttaattaaatccaatatggcggaaaatccatcatggcggaaaatgacgtcatagggtgcattggattcggcttggtccaaggattccaacgatgcGTGTCATATTTGACAATAGAgccaacgggtcaaaagttacttgtatgaacgcacgtccaactttggcctgttggtggcgctagagggctCGAGGTGCCAacttgaaacttggtgaaattaatcatgggactgtgcctaatttgtgtgccaaattttacaactttttaccagacggttctatgggctgctaTAGACTTCCATgacggaataataataaatataaccgcaagcggtgatttacggggtccgagcaaaacgaacatgaggtagcatagctttttagttttacatatgctttgattgtttgggcaCAATtgttcaaaaaaacaaaaagatcggatttcggttatcggatttcagttaccggatttcggctatcggattggatcaaatcttgaaaatgggttattcaaagggaaacaaggatcctgaaattggattagatcacataatctattcttggttttgatctggataaaaccttcactttgtgttgttcaaaacttttgagttggattggaataaatttgatgcataaaattaggattaccctgtgctgtaacattatagtgtgctaacctccacaacctaatagtattctaacaataccctattctagtgtgccaacctccacaacccaacagtattctaacagtagtattctagtgcgctaatctccacaactcaatagtattctaacaatactctattctacaggactatgcatttgtcatggataagatgaagggtctgataatggaaggcagtgtttcccacagaatggaattgtatttgtggtggtaggtgaaggggggtgggggtgggttctgtgttttagtcaagatgaacagcctataattatacagttatacttgccttgcacgacaagtcctgactagtagctgtaacgttatagtgtgccaacctccacaacccaacagtattcttaacagtattctattctagtatgctaacctccacaacccaactgaaggaactgtagggggcgatgtgggtcgaggtagagtgagtgtgtggcgagcaggcagagcctcggtcagaaggctcaatggtatggagtgatgacacggagattggcaggtttcggtgcaacacaagttaactttatttgagtttcaattcatcttttcttttgttctttacttgtatgtgtgctgcatcaaagaggaaacaaacagaaaatggagtaatcagtgaaatggggtaaatcagtacagatcccaactcacaaacaaaccaattgatatttgaacaataaactgaaatcatatggctatataaggtacaactaaacaatacttgacatcccaagtcaaccaacatcacctaatcatctctcacatgggactccaacacaccaaaccaacaaacaaagaccttaactttacacatgatggcagagctactctacaaactgataaacatcacaaaagtcatagtgaaggtcattaaagtgatgattAAAGTGATGgatgacttacgttaactcaaagacgcacacacacctggagtgctgggttgagatgaacaaaagagtgaactgagggcgagcaaacaatttatcctggtctgagcccctgctccggagctacagggtttctcagcaggtaaactgggtgtggttaggtggcagagccaaacaatcctgcaatttctccacagcactttcacctcaagccctccttacactgacagactttggaaagatttgcaaagatttggaaaagatttttgaaagactacagtctcagaccctctcacatctaaaaacaagtagtagagttttaagtcacagactatgattttgcaatgactagggatcttgcagggtcactatttgcaagactgcaacacgattcctttaCATTATTACCCattgtgcaatagataaacaggaactgaaaattatagcctactaaactcaaagtcagatttttagtgtttctgcagcattgtttcatgcgtgacatccttaaccgatatagagttgttctgttaagtagaagagccgactaaatatgtataagaaatgacaaatattataagaataacaaataattataggctacagctgtgtcggagtcaataagataaacagcctataattatacagtaatacttgccttgcactacaagtccatattgacaagtagctgtaatgttatagtgtgttaacctccacaacccaacatcattctattgtagtatgctaacatccacaacacact encodes the following:
- the LOC125302546 gene encoding uncharacterized protein LOC125302546 isoform X1 encodes the protein MEKECFIRTMEALLPELAIKEVVTDAHPQISALLNPERGKYKAWGIQHSLDIWHAAKSLSKKLRRVGTVKNQTDIQAWIKGIVNHFWYCSKHAVTEEQFKMMWVGVLHHVRDEHSWATGCCQHEPLEEGSQEKQWIKQGSAAHKALAGVVLDKRWLGLVKKFLNFRTTSDLESFQNHILMYSSKRHAYTPFVYKTRTLLAAIDYNKHNRRLPARKRDGQKIYRCSYNKKSKSVYTMKEKKQYSYIPDLQRAILARRLGSGKGLPRKQTLRPADPRRLGLLAPEQPPPTAELVNIHVSRGDLGHRDTEDLED